The proteins below come from a single Rosa rugosa chromosome 2, drRosRugo1.1, whole genome shotgun sequence genomic window:
- the LOC133729687 gene encoding caffeoylshikimate esterase, with protein sequence MKEEQHWPHYWGTTPEQDYYDQQGIKSSKSYFTSPRGLRLFTRQWLPLVSPPRGLIFMVHGYGNDISWTFQATAIFLAQNGFACFALDLESHGRSHGLRAFVPNVDLIVQDCRFFFSFVRQNPQYETLPSFLYGESMGGAICLLIHFADPEAFDGAILVAPMCKIADAVKPKWPIPQILTFLAKFLPTLAVVPTGDLMVKSVKVEDKKVIADMNPSRYRGRPRLGTVLELLRVTDHVSRRLCDVSLPFLVLHGSADVVTDPNVSRALYEEAKSEDKTIKIYDGMMHSLLFGETDENVETVRGDILAWLDQRCRARN encoded by the coding sequence ATGAAGGAGGAGCAACACTGGCCTCACTACTGGGGCACCACACCGGAGCAAGACTACTACGATCAGCAGGGGATCAAATCCTCCAAATCCTACTTCACCTCTCCCAGAGGCCTCAGGCTCTTCACCCGCCAATGGCTTCCCCTCGTCTCTCCTCCACGTGGCCTCATCTTCATGGTCCACGGCTACGGCAACGACATCAGCTGGACTTTTCAGGCCACCGCCATCTTCCTCGCCCAGAACGGCTTCGCCTGCTTCGCTCTCGACCTCGAATCCCACGGCCGCTCCCACGGCCTCCGAGCCTTCGTCCCGAACGTCGATCTCATCGTCCAAGACTGCCGCTTCTTCTTCAGTTTCGTCAGGCAAAACCCCCAATACGAAACCCTACCGTCCTTCCTCTACGGCGAGTCCATGGGCGGCGCGATCTGTCTTCTCATCCACTTCGCCGATCCCGAAGCCTTCGACGGCGCGATTCTGGTGGCGCCGATGTGCAAAATCGCCGACGCCGTCAAGCCGAAGTGGCCGATCCCTCAGATCCTGACGTTCCTCGCCAAGTTTCTCCCCACATTGGCGGTTGTGCCCACCGGGGACTTGATGGTCAAATCGGTCAAGGTCGAGGACAAAAAGGTAATTGCGGACATGAATCCCTCAAGGTACAGAGGGAGGCCCAGATTGGGTACAGTTCTGGAGCTGCTGAGAGTTACAGACCATGTGAGCCGGAGACTGTGTGATGTCAGCCTGCCGTTTCTTGTGCTACACGGCAGCGCCGACGTGGTGACTGATCCTAATGTGAGCAGAGCTTTATATGAAGAAGCAAAGAGTGAGGACAAGACGATCAAGATTTACGACGGGATGATGCATTCCTTGTTGTTTGGGGAGACTGATGAGAATGTCGAAACTGTTCGCGGCGACATTCTGGCTTGGTTGGATCAGAGGTGCAGAGCAAGAAATTGA